The segment CTTGTCGAAAATCTCCTGCGTGGCCGCGACGGTGCCCCCCGGCGAGTTGATGCGCACAACCACGGCCTTTATGCGTTTGTCGCGCAAAAGGTCATCGAGACGCTGCACGATGGCATCTGAGCCGTATGCCATGCCCAGCGGACCGCCTCCGGAGGCGTCGATGGCGATTGGTCCGTATATTCGGACGATGCCGACACCGGGCCCGGTATCGGGCGAGCGCAGGCGGTAGGCATCGCGACCGGTCCCCTGCATGGTAATGCTGATGTCGATGATCGCAAGCACTGATGAAAGCACGAGCAGTATGAGGATGGAAACGACTATCTTCCTGTTCTTGTCCATTATCCTTTATCTTTTCCGGTAGTGGGATGGCGCGTCGGGCGTCAGCGTATTAAGCCTACCGACTCGGGTGGTTTTTGCAAGAATTATTTGCCACCTAATTAGTATTGACACGTTTTAAAATCGATAGGCAACTGTATCTGTCGCACCACAGGAGCACAGGCCGTGCCCGCCCGCGGTGACGCCGCCTTGGGCGGGCACGAGCGGGCGGGAGATTCCCCCAGCGCCATTATGAAGAGGTCAGCGTGAAAAAACTTCCCGCCACCATCGTCGATTTTCACGTGCATCTTTTTCCCGACAGGCTCTTCGAGAAAATATGGAACTATTTCGGCAAGGACTACGGCTGGGACGTTCGGCACCGCCTGTATTACCGAGAGAGCGTCGAATACCTCCGCGAGCGCGGCGTGGGGCCCATCGTTTATTCCAATTACGCGCACCGCGAGGGGGTCGCCCGCTCGCTCAACGAGTGGAACCATGAAGTACTCAACGAAATCCCCGATCTCTACTGCTTCGCCGCGTATCATCCAGGCGATTACGACGCGCTCGATATCGCGCGACACGCGCTCGACCATCCCCGCGTGCTCGGATTCAAACTCCAGCTCCTCGTCCAGCGCTTCCATCCTCACGACGAGCGCCTGTTCCCGATGTACGAACTCGTTATGGAGCGCGGGAAGCGACTGCTCTTCCACGTCGGCACCGGCCCCGTCGGCAACGAGTTCGTCGGTTACGATCACTTCGTCCGGCTCCTCGACCGGTATCCGAGCCTGCCGGCGAATGTTGCGCACATGGGCGCGCTTGAATTCAGCGAGTTTTTCGGGCTCCTCGACGCGCATCCCCTGCTCTATTTCGACACGTCCTTCGCGTTTCTGCCGGGTCTGCCGGTCCGCTTCGACCTGGGGAACGACGTGCTCGAGCGGTACAGGGACCGAATCCTATACGGCTCGGACTTCCCCAACATCATTTTTCCGCGTGAAGACGAGATCGACTGTCTCCTCGGCCTTGATCTTTCGCAGGAGTTCTATGATGCCGTCTTTCTCAAAAACGGCATGCGCATCATTCGTGGGGAGGTCTGAAGCATATATGGAAGACCGCTGCGCGACCGGAAAACAGTCATCCAATTTTCGGCGGAGAGTGATGCATTGCTCTTGCGTGTGTATTGAATTTCTTGTAAAATTCTGTCATTGCGAGCCCCGGTCTTTCCGGGGCGTGGGGATCTCTTTTTATTTCAAGCTATATGGATTACCTTCCCGCCTTTTGAGATCGCGGCGTCGCTACGCTCTTCGCGATACCGGTTTTCGGCCCGGAATTAAATCCACACTCCCGCCCTCCGGGCGTCCTTTTCCAAGAAATGTTTGCTTTTCCGGCTATGATTTGAAAAAGTGCCATAGCGCTTCAACCTTAAGCGTAACGGCGGTATCAGACTGATGAAAAGAATCGAAACGGAAGCGATCGTCATTGGCGGGGGGGCCACCGGGGCGGGAACGCTCCGCGACCTGACGCTGCGCGGCGTTCGCGCCGTCCTTATAGAAAAGAGCGACATGGCCTCGGGAACCACGGGCCGCAATCACGGTCTGCTGCACTCGGGCGCGCGGTACGCGGTCAACGACCTGGAATCGGCGCGCGAGTGCATCCGCGAAAATAAAATCTTGAAGAAGATCGCGCGTCACTGCATCGAGGACACCGGCGGTCTTTTCGTCACGCTCCCTGAGGATGACCCCTCGTATCACGGCAAGCTGATCGAACACTGTAAATACGCGGGGATCCGCTGCGAGGAGATAAGCGTACAGGAGGCCCTGCGTATCGAGCCCAACCTCAACCCGAACATCCTCGCCGCGCTCCGTGTCCCCGACGGCACCATCGATCCCTTCCGGCTCACGTCGGCCAACGTGCTCGACGCTCAGGAGCGCGGCGCCATTGTCCTCACCCACACCGGGGTGAGCGGTGTCATTCGCGAGGGCGATCGTGCCACCGGCGTCAACTGCCGTGACCGGAGGACCGGCGAGGAGTTTGAGGTGTTCGGCGGTATCATCGTGAACGCCTCGGGCGTCTGGGGGCAGGAGCTCTGCGCCTCGGCCGGTATCGCGCTGCGGATGTTCCCCTCCAAGGGCTCAATGGTCATCATCGATTACCGCATCAATAACGTCGTTGTCAACCGCTGCCGCGTACCCTCCGACGGCGACATCGTCGTCCCCGGCGACACTGTCTCGCTCATCGGCACCACGTCCAAGAAAGTGGACTACGATAAAATCGACGAGATCACCGTCGACCAGGATGAAATCGCCACGCTCCTGGAAAGCGGCGAGAAGCTCATCCCGAACGTGTCGAGAACGAGGGTGCTGCGCGCATATTGCGGCGTGCGCCCGCTCATCGCCGTATCGGGCGAGATGGACGGACGCGAGATAAGCCGCGGGATCGTGCTCATCGACCACGAGAAACGCGATTCCGTGGGCGGGTTCATCACCATAGCCGGCGGCAAGCTCATGACCTACCGCCTGATGGCGGAGATGGCCGCAGACCTTGCGTGCGCCAAGCTGAATTTAAAAAAGAGGTGCCGCACCCGGACAACGGCGCTGCCCGGCTCCGAGCGAAAACTGGACCAGGCGAAATCGGTGAAGTTCTTCACCGGTATTCCCAACTCGGTGGTCGGCTCGACCCTGTACCGCCACGGGCAACGCATACGGAACATCCTCCACCGCGATAAGCGCAACTACGGCCTCATCTGCGAATGCGAGATGGTCACAGAGGGCGAAATCGAATACGCCCTTAAAAAGCTTAATGCTAAAGATATAGTCGATTTGCGGCGCAGAACGCGCATCGGCATGGGCCCCTGCCAGGGCCAGCTCTGCGCCTACCGCGCGGCCGGACTCTTCGTAAAATACGACTCGGCAACGTCGACCGAATCGAACAAAATGCTCGTCGATTTTCTGGAGGAGCGCTGGAAGGGGATCAAACCGGTGCTGTGGGGAGACGCCCTGCGCTCGGTTGAGTTCTGCTACTGGATATATCAGGGGCTCTTCGGTCTCGGCGATGTCAAGTTTCCGGAAGAGGGTGAGGACAGGTGAGGTACGACTGCGTAATAATAGGCGGCGGGCTTTCGGGCATCACCTGCGGAATCCGGCTTGCGGAAAAGGGCGCGAGCTGCGCCGTTATATCCACGGGCATGAGCGCCCTGCACTTCTCGTCGGGCTCCATCGACCTTTTCGGCCACGAAGGAGAAGGGAAGACGGTGTTCCGCCCCTTCGAATTCCTGGACGATTTCATCGGTTCCAACCCGCTCCATCCCTACGCCCGCTGCGGGTCATCGCAAATACGCGAGGCGCTCTTTTATTTCAGGGACCAGCTCGGCCGGGAAGACATCGACCTCTACAATAACGACGATGCCAACCACTTCCACGTCACCACGCTGGGCACGCTCAAACCCACGTTTTTTTCGCAGCGAAGCGTTTTCAACGAGAAGATACGCCAGGCCTTCGAGAAGAAATCGAAGATCGCGGCGCTCAATTTCGAAGGCTACCGCGACTTTTACCCGGAGCTCGCCGTCATCAACCTCAAACGCAATATTCTGTTCAGAAACATCGAGATTATCTCCGGAAAAATCCTGTATCCGGACTACGGAGACCCCCGGCGCAATCCATTCGAATACCGCTCGATCGACATCGCCCGCATATTCGACACCGAGCGCTACCTGGAGGACCTCGCCGCGCAGATCCGCGCCGCCGCCGGCGACGCGGCCTTCGCCGCTATGCCGGCCTTCCTCGGCATTACCAATTTCAAGCGGCACCACCAGCTGCTGCAGCAGTTAACGGGGCTGCTCATCTACGAGATTCCCACGCTTCCGCCGTCAATTCTCGGAATGCGCATCGACAACGCGCTCAAGTCTCGCTTCGCCGCGCTCGGCGGCGTATACATCGCGGGTGATACCGTTAAGAGCGGAACGATCTCCGGAGGAAGACTCGAGTCCGTTTACACGGAAAACGGCGGCGCCTCCGCCCTTGGCGCCGGAAACTTTGTACTGGCGAGCGGCAGTTTCTTCAGCGGCGGACTGGTGAGCGAATTCAGCCGTGTGCGCGAGCCCGTTTTCGGCCTTCGGGTGCACAGCGACGCCGAGCGCTCGAGGTGGTACGCGCCGGAGTTCTTCCCCCGGGACGGACATCCCTTCCTCGAATACGGCGTCGAGACCGACGAGCGTCTCAACCCGCTCACCGACGACGGGCAGAGGATCGCAAACCTCTACTGCATCGGGGCGCTTCTCCCTCACTACAACCCGATTCGCGAGGGCTCGGGCGGCGGCGTCGCCGTGTCCACCGGCTACCGCGCCGCCGAGCTCATTCTCGCAGGAAATTGACAGCCCATGATCAAACTGGAAAATATAAGCTTCGACCATTGCATCAAGTGCACCGTGTGCACCATCTACTGCCCGGTTGCCAGGGCCACGCACCACTTCCCCG is part of the Spirochaetota bacterium genome and harbors:
- a CDS encoding amidohydrolase family protein, with the protein product MKKLPATIVDFHVHLFPDRLFEKIWNYFGKDYGWDVRHRLYYRESVEYLRERGVGPIVYSNYAHREGVARSLNEWNHEVLNEIPDLYCFAAYHPGDYDALDIARHALDHPRVLGFKLQLLVQRFHPHDERLFPMYELVMERGKRLLFHVGTGPVGNEFVGYDHFVRLLDRYPSLPANVAHMGALEFSEFFGLLDAHPLLYFDTSFAFLPGLPVRFDLGNDVLERYRDRILYGSDFPNIIFPREDEIDCLLGLDLSQEFYDAVFLKNGMRIIRGEV
- the glpA gene encoding anaerobic glycerol-3-phosphate dehydrogenase subunit A, with the translated sequence MRLMKRIETEAIVIGGGATGAGTLRDLTLRGVRAVLIEKSDMASGTTGRNHGLLHSGARYAVNDLESARECIRENKILKKIARHCIEDTGGLFVTLPEDDPSYHGKLIEHCKYAGIRCEEISVQEALRIEPNLNPNILAALRVPDGTIDPFRLTSANVLDAQERGAIVLTHTGVSGVIREGDRATGVNCRDRRTGEEFEVFGGIIVNASGVWGQELCASAGIALRMFPSKGSMVIIDYRINNVVVNRCRVPSDGDIVVPGDTVSLIGTTSKKVDYDKIDEITVDQDEIATLLESGEKLIPNVSRTRVLRAYCGVRPLIAVSGEMDGREISRGIVLIDHEKRDSVGGFITIAGGKLMTYRLMAEMAADLACAKLNLKKRCRTRTTALPGSERKLDQAKSVKFFTGIPNSVVGSTLYRHGQRIRNILHRDKRNYGLICECEMVTEGEIEYALKKLNAKDIVDLRRRTRIGMGPCQGQLCAYRAAGLFVKYDSATSTESNKMLVDFLEERWKGIKPVLWGDALRSVEFCYWIYQGLFGLGDVKFPEEGEDR
- the glpB gene encoding glycerol-3-phosphate dehydrogenase subunit GlpB, which produces MRYDCVIIGGGLSGITCGIRLAEKGASCAVISTGMSALHFSSGSIDLFGHEGEGKTVFRPFEFLDDFIGSNPLHPYARCGSSQIREALFYFRDQLGREDIDLYNNDDANHFHVTTLGTLKPTFFSQRSVFNEKIRQAFEKKSKIAALNFEGYRDFYPELAVINLKRNILFRNIEIISGKILYPDYGDPRRNPFEYRSIDIARIFDTERYLEDLAAQIRAAAGDAAFAAMPAFLGITNFKRHHQLLQQLTGLLIYEIPTLPPSILGMRIDNALKSRFAALGGVYIAGDTVKSGTISGGRLESVYTENGGASALGAGNFVLASGSFFSGGLVSEFSRVREPVFGLRVHSDAERSRWYAPEFFPRDGHPFLEYGVETDERLNPLTDDGQRIANLYCIGALLPHYNPIREGSGGGVAVSTGYRAAELILAGN